In the genome of Colletotrichum lupini chromosome 8, complete sequence, one region contains:
- a CDS encoding endoribonuclease L-PSP: protein MSRRNISSGSAFEAQIGYSRAVVSGDLIFVSGTTGYNYATGVISPNIVEQTEQTMENIAAALAEAGAEIKDVVRVRYILPDRNDFQKTWPVLQKYFGDVRPAATMIQAALMEDVMKVEIEVTAKKEAASL from the exons ATGTCCCGAAGAAACATCAGCTCAGGTTCTGCCTTTGAGGCACAAATCGGCTACTCCCGCGCGGTGGTCTCGGGCGATCTCATCTTTGTGTCTGGAACCACGGG TTACAACTACGCAACAGGCGTCATATCTCCCAACATTGTCGAGCAGACGGAGCAGACGATGGAAAAcatcgccgccgccctcgccGAGGCCGGCGCCGAGATCAAGGATGTCGTGCGCGTCCGCTACATCCTCCCCGACCGCAACGACTTTCAAAAGACATGGCCGGTGCTTCAAAAGTACTTTGGCGACGTCCGCCCCGCGGCGACCATGATCCAGGCGGCGTTGATGGAGGACGTGATGAAGGTTGAGATTGAGGTCACGGCCAAGAAGGAGGCTGCCAGTTTGTAG